The following are encoded together in the Colius striatus isolate bColStr4 chromosome 5, bColStr4.1.hap1, whole genome shotgun sequence genome:
- the GATAD1 gene encoding GATA zinc finger domain-containing protein 1 has product MPLGLKPTCSVCRSTSSSMWKKGGQGEILCNNCTARSAPPGPAAFATTSAATQHSNGGGGKQSKQEIHRRSARLRNTKYKSAPAAEKKVSTKGKGRRHIFKLKNPIKAPESVSTIITAESIFYKGMYYQIGDVVSVVDEQDGKTYYAQIRGFIQDQYCEKSAALTWLIPTQASPKDCFDPASYIIGPEEDLPRKMEYLEFICHAPSEYFKSRSSPFPTVPTRPEKGYIWTHVGPTPAISIKETVTNNL; this is encoded by the exons ATGCCGCTGGGGCTGAAGCCCACCTGTAGCGTGTGCCgcagcacctcctcctccatgtGGAAGAAGGGCGGCCAGGGGGAGATTCTGTGTAACAACTGCACGGCCCGCTCTGCCCCGCCCGGGCCCGCCGCCTTCGCCACCACCTCGGCCGCCACACAGCACAGCAACGGCGGCGGCGGAAAGCAG AGCAAGCAGGAGATCCACCGCCGGTCGGCGCGGCTCAGGAACACCAAGTACAAGTCGGCGCCCGCGGCGGAAAAGAAGGTTTCCACGAAGGGCAAGGGCAGGAGGCATATCTTCAAGTTAAAAAAC CCTATCAAGGCTCCTGAGTCTGTGTCCACTATAATTACAGCAGAATCAATCTTTTACAAG GGTATGTACTATCAAATTGGAGATGTTGTTTCAGTGGTTGATGAGCAGGATGGAAAAACATACTATGCTCAGATCCGTGGGTTTATTCAGGACCAGTACTGTGAGAAGAGTGCCGCACTAACCTGGCTGATTCCCACCCAAGCCAGCCCCAAAGACTGTTTTGATCCAGCATCTTATATCATAG gacCAGAAGAAGATCTCCCAAGGAAGATGGAATACTTAGAATTTATTTGTCATGCACCTTCAGAATATTTCAAATCTCGATCATCTCCCTTCCCTACTGTGCCTACAAGACCAGAGAAGGGCTACATATGGACTCATGTGGGACCTACTCCTGCAATCTCCATCAAAGAAACTGTTACCAataatttgtga